The genomic stretch acctAAATATGATTTAAAGTATGTAGGAGGATGTGCATATGTTATatgcactttatttatttatttatatgcattttatttaagaaacttGATCATGCAAGGCATGATTTGGCATTCCCAGAGGTGGAAGAGGGGCCTGGAACCAATCCCTTAAGGATACCAACAGACAATTGTATACTCCTTTCCATATGTATACTAaggtttgaaataaaaattatatcatgCAAACAAGCTCAAATTTCTcatcaaatttttatattttatcgaGGTGTTTTTATAAACTCAGTATTTCATAGCTCCCTAATACTGTGACTTTTTCTTATAATTACATAGTATTAAAGAGAAAGTAATGGATTTTTTCACTACATCCCATATAGACAAGACCTAATCACCATCAGTTTACCCTTGCACGCTGCCTAATTCTGATCAtttgtcatgtgtggatgtgaaaaaAAAGTTAAGCACTGCTACAGGAGATATCTGTCCAGCACCATTCTCTCTTCTTCTACAATGTAGAGTATCATTTTCCTTTGAAGAACTATCTCCCTTGGGATGAATCAAGGTTGCTGAGACCTGATTATTgcccagcttttaaaaaattttattacacCTCacattcttctagaaattttattattttatttaagttgGCAATATTTAGTCTCTATTCTTCACAAAGAATACCTGATATataactcagttatatatatataactcccAAGTACACTGGGACATATATATAGCTGATGATgaacaaatataaaatgtttataaaattatattgggCAACTGATTTTTGTCAAAAGCACAAAAACAACACAGTAGAAAAAGAATAGCCTTTTCAACAAAATGCCTCAAACCATAaataaaagttaactcaaaatacaTCATAGACCTAAACAGATAGCCTAAactgtaaaacttctagaagaaaacattggaTATAGTCTTATTGAGTTCAGGGTAGGCAAAGATGTctttaaaatgaaactaaaagcacAATTCATAAAAGAATAAATTGGACTTTACTAAAATTCAAAACTTCTGTTCTTAAAAACACACtgttaataagaaaacaaaaccaaaaaaatacactgttaaggaatgaaaagaaaagccacATACTGGGAGAATATCTTTCTGAAgcatatatctgacaaagaacttgtatccagaatatatagagaactcTCAAAATTCAGGAAAACTagccaattttaaaaagatgtaacaaaaaagacatgcagatgacaaataaggacataaaaagatgctcaacatcattagtcattaggaaaatataaattaaaaccacaacaaGATATCACtatacacctgttagaatggttaaaattaaaaacgACTGACCACTGCAAGTGTCCTGGAGGATGTCAAGGAAATAAAACTCAAACTCACTCCTGATgggaatttaaaatgtttcaacCACTCTGGAAAATAACTTAgcagttccttaaaaagttaaacatacatcTGCCTATGATCCAACCATTCCACGTCTAGATTTTtatccaacaacaacaaaaaggaaatatatgtccatacaaagacttttacacaaatgttcatagcaacttcattggtaatagccccaaactagacacaactcaaatgtccatcaacagatgataaACTGCAGTGCATCCATATAACAGAATACACTTATCAATACAAAAGAATAAACTACTGTACACAAAATGACATGAATGAATATCAAGATAATGACACTGAGGAAATGAAACCAGactaccccccccaaaaaaaatattataaatacatacttttacatattcatttatgtaaaactttagaaaaggcaaatgaatctataatgacagaaagtaaaacagTGGTTGCTTAGGTGTGGTAGGCAGGGAGGAATCAGAGAATCACAAAAGGGTGTGAGGAAACTGGAGGATGATGGATTTATTCACTTGATTATAGTGATTTTAAAGgaggtatacatatattaaaaatttacCAATTTATACTCTCTAAATATGTTCCATatattacatgtcaattatatctcaataaagctgtctaAAAAGACTGCAGCTCTGCTGTCTGATTTTGAAAGGAACAGAAAGGAAATCTTGGATAAAGGATTCAGTGGGGGTTGTAAATTATCCAAGTATGCCAGGAATCCATACTTCCCCTGTCTAGCCAAGCTTCAGCAGAGTTTAATGAGCCATCTCCCGGCTATTCGCCAGAAATGGTAACAACTGCACTATTAGATCTGTTTTTGGTAAGAGAATGACCCAATCAGTATAAAATGAACGCTATGTCTTGTGAGAGATTGTCAATTAAACACATAATCCAcacttataaacatttttaaagggctTTCTCCTTGCAAGATAGCTTTAATATTGAGAGTGAACATTTTGTATGTGAATTCCAGTACAGACACACTTGCTACTTCATGCatccgtgcctcagtttctttacctgtaaatTGTCAGAGGAAATATTAAAACCAGGTGACTAAAAAGAGCAGGTTTTTTCAGAattattaattctttctttttgggCAGAATCTCTTTCTTCCCCTGTGCTCTGAGAGGTATCCATTTCTTCCCAACTCCACCAGCAGTAATTAATTACCCTGAGTGAGTCAAGCTTCTCTTCCAAGAGTTTCATCCTACCATTACTAGACTCCTTGAGAGAGGTCCAAAAGGAAGGTCTCTGCCATAATCAAGCTGACCATTAAATCAGTCAAGAAGGTGTCCAAGTCTCTGCCAGACTCAGCTGTGACTGGGTACCACACTGATGTGCTGGGTGGCTTTGAGCTCTGTGCATTGTGTATTCTGGAGGTTGAGCTTCACTTTCCAGACAATCATGTTTGGTTGCATGGCAAGATGGGGAGTATCTCAACAGCATCCCCATTTCTAATTGCAGGTGGAGGTAATTTTCCAGGATGGCCTGTGTTCTCCGGAAGCAGAGTCACGTGGGCTTTGACTCTTTACCAGAGGATACAAGAACTAGGACCTACAGAAAATGAATAGTGGTTGTGTTAGCAGACTCTACTATTAAGAGGCTCTAGTTTCAATTTCCAGCTGTCAAAATGTGTTTGGCTTTTTCATGTCCAAAACTCAATTTTTTCATCTCTGTAATGGGACCAAAGCtatctaatttttttgtttttaagtatatctttcttgaaataaaacatatataaaaagtgaaaaaactgtAAGTAGtttggctcagaggataaagcgtctgcctgcaatgcaggagaaccggggttcgatccctgggttgggaagatcccctggagaaggaaatggcaacccactccatattcttgcctggagaatcccatggacagaggagcctggcgggctacagtctacaggatcgcagagtcggacacgactgagcgacttcactttctttctttcttacaaaATAAAGAGAGCTATAATCAGAACAGCTATAACTAGCAACCAGATCAAAAAACAGAATATTATCCACCCTCCAGAAGGCCGCTCTCTTGCCTCATTACAGGCATACCCTCCAAAGGTCAACTACCCTGACTGCTAACAGCACCAGTTAATTTTGCCTGCTTTTAAACTTTCTATAATGGGAGTCATACAGCGTGTGTTCTTTTGTGTATGACTTCATTCTGATTGTGAAGTTTATTTCTGCACTTGAATATAGCAGTATCTTTTTGTTTTAGTGAAGTACTCCATTTGGGGGTTATATAAATATGTCATTAATAAATATTCCCTGTATTAATATTCATATCAGTATCTATAGCCAAATTAGTTCATTATTTTGTTAAGCCCTCCTATGCTGTTTCTGATCATTTGTCTAGTGATTCTGTaactgagaaagtgaaagtgttattcccTCAGTCCTGCAGAcagacaccccatggactgtagccctccaggctcctctatccaaggaatttcccaagcaagaatagtgtttccaagggatcttcccaacctaggtcttcgaacctaggtctcctgcattgcaggcagattctttaccgggtgggccaccagggaagaccactgaAAAAACTGTGATAAAGTCTAAGTTACAACCTATATATTAGAGTCTACTATGATTATAGTTCAAGTATTTCTCCCTTAGGTctatctatttttactttatatatatatatatatatatatatatgtccatgTTTGCGTCCGTGctgagtcgtatccgactctttgtgaccgcatagactataacccactaggctcctctgtccatggacttttccagacaagaatacaggagcaggttgccatttccttctccaggggattttctcaacccagggattgaaccctcatctcttgatgtctcctgcatttgcaggcatattctttaccatgctacctgggaagccctaatttctttaaatgttattAATGTCCATTGTAAATTACAGCAGATTGGCCAATTAATACCCTGAACACTAAAAATAGTATTTAACACACTAACTCAATTTTCCTTAAATACATACTTAAATCAAAAGTTTGAATAACTTTAgcttacaaagaaaacaaagctttCATTTCTTGACATAAGAACTTGAAAAACCCAGAAGCAAAAGTAAACCAAAATCAAGTAAAGCCCTAAAATTGTACAAACCCCTAAAAGCCAAGCTggtttgccaacaaagctccgccTCCGTGCAAACCCTGCCCACTTCCGGCTGCCCCACCCACTTTCTAACTTTGGAACACCGCCCCTTTCTGCGAGGTCCCGCCCCCTGCACCTGATCCTGGTATCCATTGGGTGAATCCGGATGCTGTGTACACACCCTACACACGCACATTTGGCAGGGTCCTCTTCGCGCGTGCGCAGCAGCGGCGTCAGGCAGCTGGAGACTAGGTcccggggttggggggaggggggaggaggtcAGGCCGAATCTTCCTCCGTAATAAGAAGCTACGCGTCCCGCGGTCCTGGCTCCGTGGGTCCGGTCGGATCGGGCCTGGGCGCTGGAGCTGCTCTGGCTCCCGCCGCGGCGGGTGCGATGGAGGCCGTACCGGAGCCCAGCGCTCACGCCGGGGGAGGCCGAAACAGCCGGCGGTGCTAGTAgatgaggcggcggcggcggcggcggcacggACTCTCCATGAGCAAGCGGCGGCGGCGACGGGTGCGGCGGCACCGGCGGTCTTCGGTCCCCGGGGAGGTACGAAAAGTCGGCTTCCTGGTGGACGGAGACTGGCCGGACGCCTTCCGCGGCCCAGCCCTCTTGCCCATTACCCGCAGTCCCAGGCGCTCAGCGGGGCCACTGCTCGAACGCGGGCAGGGGATGCCCAGCCCCTTCACCGGCTCCGGGTTCTGGGATCCACCCGCAGTCCAGGGCCTGCCTTCAGTGCCGGGCCTTCCCCGGAGctgcgggccgggggcggggtgggcgggGTGGAGGCGGGGGCCCACCGCGTACCCAGCCCCGCGCTGCTTCGAGCGGGACCGCGGGCCGCTTTCTCGAGTATTTGGGGGCGCTGACTCGGGAGGGGACCTTCAGGACCCCCGAACTCTTAGGGTGTCTGGTATTCAGTGCTTTGGGTAAATGGTCTGGTCCTCATGACCAGCGTGGAGTACAGATTGTCACCCTTGGAAACGACCGCAAAAGGTGTCGTTTTTTGCCAAGGAAATAGAAGTCTAGGGAGTTTTCCTGGTTGATTCAAACT from Ovis canadensis isolate MfBH-ARS-UI-01 breed Bighorn chromosome 18, ARS-UI_OviCan_v2, whole genome shotgun sequence encodes the following:
- the LOC138423730 gene encoding actin-binding protein WASF2-like, which produces MLALVNHLGIRGSGKFTAKETETQFLLNEEEMFQNIFFKKITRSPPESAPPNTRESGPRSRSKQRGAGYAVGPRLHPAHPAPGPQLRGRPGTEAPGTAGNGQEGWAAEGVRPVSVHQEADFSYLPGDRRPPVPPHPSPPPLAHGESVPPPPPPPHLLAPPAVSASPGVSAGLRYGLHRTRRGGSQSSSSAQARSDRTHGARTAGRVASYYGGRFGLTSSPLPPTPGPSLQLPDAAAAHARRGPCQMCVCRVLVLVSSGKESKPT